A single region of the Polymorphum gilvum SL003B-26A1 genome encodes:
- the tpiA gene encoding triose-phosphate isomerase has product MTATIRPLVAGNWKMNGLGASVAEFAAIAGGIDAALATRVDTMICPPATLVARLAEAAAGTAVAVGGQDCHAAASGAHTGDVSAEMLADAGASAVIVGHSERRTDHNESDALVRAKAQAAWRAGLTAIVCVGETEAQRRAGETLAVVGAQVAGSVPDGARAATCVVAYEPVWAIGTGLTPTAADVAEVHGAIRAALTARFGAEGAAMRLLYGGSVKPANAAELMAVADVNGALVGGASLKAADFLGILAAYR; this is encoded by the coding sequence ATGACTGCGACGATCAGGCCGCTGGTGGCCGGCAACTGGAAGATGAACGGCCTCGGCGCCAGCGTGGCGGAGTTCGCCGCGATCGCGGGCGGCATCGACGCCGCCCTGGCGACCCGGGTCGACACCATGATCTGCCCGCCGGCGACGCTGGTGGCGCGGCTGGCCGAGGCGGCCGCCGGCACGGCGGTCGCGGTCGGCGGCCAGGACTGCCACGCGGCGGCCTCGGGCGCCCATACGGGCGACGTCTCTGCCGAGATGCTGGCCGATGCCGGTGCCAGCGCGGTGATCGTCGGTCATTCGGAGCGGCGCACCGACCATAACGAGAGCGACGCCCTGGTGCGGGCGAAGGCGCAGGCGGCCTGGCGCGCCGGGCTGACGGCGATCGTCTGTGTCGGCGAGACGGAGGCGCAGCGGCGCGCCGGCGAAACGCTGGCGGTGGTCGGCGCGCAGGTCGCCGGCTCGGTGCCGGACGGCGCGCGCGCGGCGACCTGCGTCGTCGCCTACGAGCCGGTGTGGGCGATCGGCACCGGGCTGACGCCGACGGCGGCCGACGTCGCCGAGGTGCACGGCGCGATCCGCGCCGCGCTGACGGCGCGCTTCGGCGCCGAGGGCGCGGCGATGCGGCTGCTCTACGGCGGCTCGGTGAAGCCCGCCAACGCCGCCGAACTGATGGCGGTGGCCGATGTCAACGGCGCGCTGGTCGGCGGCGCGAGCCTGAAGGCGGCGGACTTCCTCGGCATCCTGGCCGCCTACCGCTGA
- the secG gene encoding preprotein translocase subunit SecG, whose amino-acid sequence METVVIVIHLMVVLALVLVVLLQRSEGGALGMGGGSGGGFMSSRGTANVLTRATAVLAVVFFATSIALSLIAKTGDRPSSILDAVPTAGESAPAVPAAPGGEAPAGGGILDALRQQSQPTGPQVPAAQ is encoded by the coding sequence ATGGAAACGGTAGTTATCGTAATTCACCTGATGGTCGTGCTGGCCCTCGTGCTGGTCGTCCTCCTTCAGCGCTCCGAAGGCGGTGCGCTCGGCATGGGCGGCGGCAGCGGCGGCGGCTTCATGTCCAGCCGCGGCACGGCCAACGTGCTGACCCGGGCGACGGCGGTGCTGGCCGTGGTGTTTTTCGCAACCTCGATCGCGCTCAGCCTGATCGCCAAGACCGGCGACCGGCCGTCGTCGATCCTCGACGCGGTGCCGACGGCGGGCGAGAGCGCGCCGGCTGTGCCGGCGGCCCCGGGCGGCGAGGCGCCGGCTGGCGGCGGCATCCTCGACGCGCTGCGCCAGCAGAGCCAGCCGACCGGCCCGCAGGTTCCGGCGGCGCAGTAA
- a CDS encoding CTP synthase — translation MARYVFITGGVVSSLGKGLASAALGALLQARGYKVRLRKLDPYLNVDPGTMSPYQHGEVFVTDDGAETDLDLGHYERFTGRPASKKDNITTGRIYQEIIAKERRGDYLGGTVQVIPHVTDAIKAFVLDGNDDVDFVLVEIGGTVGDIEGLPFFEAIRQLGNDLPRGDAVYIHLTLMPYLPSAGEMKTKPTQHSVKELRSIGIQPDILMVRCDRPIPDNERRKLSLFCNVRESAVIPAYDVKSIYDVPIAYHREGLDEEVLRAFGITGAPAPVLERWEEISRRVDNPEGEVTIAIVGKYTVLKDAYKSLIEALVHGGIANNVKVNLDWIESETFEKEDPSPYLEGVAGILVPGGFGERGAEGKIAAAHFARTRNVPYFGICFGMQMAVLEAARNLAGIGKASSTEFGPAEEPVVGLMTEWTRGNEKEVRVAGDDLGGTMRLGAYPARLKAGSKIAEIYGTTTISERHRHRYEVNIGYRDQLEACGLNFAGTSPDGVLPETVEIDDHPWFIGVQYHPELKSRPFEPHPLFASFIAAAVKRSRLV, via the coding sequence ATGGCGCGATACGTTTTCATCACTGGCGGCGTGGTCTCCTCGCTTGGCAAAGGTCTGGCCTCGGCGGCTCTGGGAGCGCTGCTCCAGGCACGCGGCTACAAGGTGCGGCTGCGCAAGCTCGACCCCTATCTCAACGTCGATCCGGGGACCATGAGCCCCTACCAGCACGGCGAGGTATTCGTCACTGACGACGGCGCCGAGACCGACCTCGACCTCGGTCACTACGAGCGCTTCACCGGCCGGCCGGCGAGCAAGAAAGACAACATCACGACGGGGCGCATCTACCAGGAGATCATCGCCAAGGAGCGCCGCGGCGACTATCTCGGCGGCACGGTGCAGGTGATCCCGCACGTCACCGACGCGATCAAGGCCTTCGTGCTGGACGGCAACGACGACGTCGACTTCGTGCTGGTCGAAATCGGCGGCACGGTCGGCGACATCGAGGGCCTGCCGTTCTTCGAGGCGATCCGCCAGCTCGGCAACGACCTGCCGCGCGGCGATGCGGTCTACATCCACTTGACGCTGATGCCCTATCTGCCGAGCGCGGGCGAGATGAAGACCAAGCCGACCCAGCACTCGGTGAAGGAACTGCGCTCCATCGGCATCCAGCCGGACATCCTGATGGTGCGCTGCGACCGGCCGATCCCGGACAACGAGCGGCGCAAGCTGTCGTTGTTCTGCAACGTGCGCGAAAGCGCGGTCATTCCGGCCTATGACGTCAAGTCGATCTACGACGTGCCGATCGCCTATCACCGCGAGGGCCTCGACGAGGAGGTGCTGCGCGCCTTCGGCATCACCGGCGCGCCGGCGCCGGTGCTGGAGCGCTGGGAGGAGATCTCGCGCCGGGTCGACAATCCGGAAGGCGAGGTGACCATCGCCATCGTCGGCAAGTACACCGTGCTGAAGGACGCCTACAAGTCGCTGATCGAGGCGCTGGTGCACGGCGGCATCGCCAACAATGTCAAGGTCAACCTGGACTGGATCGAATCGGAGACCTTCGAGAAGGAGGACCCGAGCCCCTATCTTGAGGGCGTCGCCGGCATCCTGGTGCCAGGCGGCTTCGGCGAGCGCGGCGCGGAAGGCAAGATCGCCGCCGCCCATTTCGCCCGCACGCGCAACGTGCCCTATTTCGGCATCTGCTTCGGCATGCAGATGGCGGTGCTGGAGGCGGCGCGCAACCTCGCCGGCATCGGCAAGGCGAGTTCCACCGAATTCGGCCCGGCCGAGGAGCCGGTGGTCGGCCTGATGACGGAATGGACGCGCGGCAACGAGAAGGAAGTGCGCGTCGCCGGCGACGACCTCGGCGGCACCATGCGCCTTGGCGCCTATCCGGCACGGCTGAAGGCCGGCTCGAAGATCGCCGAGATCTACGGCACGACGACGATCTCGGAACGCCACCGCCACCGCTACGAGGTCAACATCGGCTATCGCGATCAGCTGGAGGCCTGCGGCCTGAACTTCGCCGGCACGTCGCCCGACGGTGTGCTGCCGGAAACCGTGGAGATCGACGACCACCCGTGGTTCATCGGCGTGCAGTACCATCCCGAGCTGAAGTCACGGCCGTTCGAACCGCATCCGCTGTTCGCCTCGTTCATCGCGGCAGCGGTCAAGCGCAGCCGCCTGGTCTGA